One window of Bos indicus isolate NIAB-ARS_2022 breed Sahiwal x Tharparkar chromosome 18, NIAB-ARS_B.indTharparkar_mat_pri_1.0, whole genome shotgun sequence genomic DNA carries:
- the LMTK3 gene encoding serine/threonine-protein kinase LMTK3 isoform X1, producing the protein MPAPGALILLAAVSASGCLASPAHPDGFALGRAPLAPPYAVVLISCSGLLAFIFLLLTCLCCKRGDVGFKEFENPEGEDCSGEYTPPAEETSSSQSLPDVYILPLAEVSLPMPAPQPSHSDMTTPLGLSRQHLSYLQEIGSGWFGKVILGEIFSDYTPAQVVVKELRASAGPLEQRKFISEAQPYRSLQHPNVLQCLGVCVETLPFLLIMEFCQLGDLKRYLRAQRPPEGLSPELPPRDLRTLQRMGLEIARGLAHLHSHNYVHSDLALRNCLLTSDLTVRIGDYGLAHSNYKEDYYLTPERLWIPLRWAAPELLGELHGTFMVVDQSRESNIWSLGVTLWELFEFGAQPYRHLSDEEVLAFVVRQQHVKLARPRLKLPYADYWYDILQSCWRPPAQRPSASDLQLQLTYLLSERPPRPPPPPPPPRDGPFPWPWPPQHSAPRPGTLSSPFPLLDGFPGADPDDVLTVTESSGGLNLECLWEKARRGAGRGGGAPTWQPASAPPAPHANPSNPFYEALSTPSVLPVISARSPSVSSEYYIRLEEHGSPPEPLFPNDWDPLDPGVPAPQAPQAPSEVPQLVSETWASPLFPAARPFPAQSSASGSFLLSGWDPEGRGAGETLAGDPAEVLGERGAAPWAEEEEEEEEGSSPGEDSSSLGGGPSRRGPLPCPLCSREGACSCLPLERGDAVAGWGGHPALGCPHPPEDDSSLRAERGSLADLPLNPPASAPPEFLDPLMGAAAPQYPGRGPPPAPPPPPPPPRAPADPAVSPDPSSAVASPGSGLSSPGPKPGDSGYETETPFSPEGAFPGGGAAEEEGVPRPRAPPEPPDPGAPRPPPDPGPLPLPGAREKPTFVVQVSTEQLLMSLREDVTRNLLGEKGPRKTGRGPGNRERALGPSPDPAVPESGKQAPSPNEGLSLPVNGVTVLENGGPRALGADEKVAENGDPGSPEREEQVLANGELPPPRREETVLENGGPGPPEREERVLVNGGLTSPKIEEGSENGGLRLPRNPERLPETGPWRAPGPWEKMPESGAPAPTNGEPAPETSLERAPAPGAVALALNGGETAPGPAGPAPRSGALEPGTERRAPETGGAPRAPGAGRLDLGSGGQAPVGTGMAPGGGPGSGVDAKAGWADSTRPQPPLPLLEAQPRRPEPAPQRVRPEAASEGEPGAPDSRAGGDTAPSGDGDPPKPERKGPEMPRLFLDLGPPQGNSEQIKAKLSRLSLALPPLTLTPFPGPGPRRPPWEGADAGAAGGEAGGAGAPGPSEEDGEDEDEEEDEEAAAAGAAAGPRGPGRARAAPVPVVVSSADADAARPLRGLLKSPRGADEPEDSELERKRKMVSFHGDVTVYLFDQETPTNELSVQGPPEGDTDPSTPPAPPTPPHPATPGDGFPSNDSGFGGSFEWAEDFPLLPPPGPPLCFSRFSVSPALETPGPPARAPDARPAGPVEN; encoded by the exons ATGCCTGCCCCCGGCGCCCTCATCCTCCTCGCGGCCGTCTCCGCCTCCGGCTGCCTGGCGTCCCCGGCCCACCCCG ACGGATTCGCCCTGGGCCGGGCGCCTCTGGCTCCTCCCTATGCCGTGGTCCTCATCTCCTGCTCTGGCCTGCTGGccttcatcttcctcctcctcacctgTCTGTGCTGCAAACGGGGCGATGTCGGCTTCAAG GAGTTTGAGAACCCTGAAGGGGAGGATTGCTCCGGGGAGTACACCCCTCCCGCTGAGGAGACTTCCTCCTCACAGTCACTGCCTGACGTCTACATTCTCCCCCTGGCTGAGGTCTCGCTGCCAATGCCTGCCCCGCAGCCATCACACTCAG ACATGACCACCCCCCTGGGCCTTAGCCGCCAGCACCTCAGCTACCTACAGGAGATTGGGAGTGGCTGGTTTGGGAAG GTGATCCTGGGAGAGATTTTCTCCGACTACACCCCCGCCCAGGTGGTGGTGAAGGAACTCCGAGCCAGCGCAGGGCCCCTGGAGCAGCGCAAGTTCATCTCCGAAGCACAGCCATACAG GAGCCTGCAACACCCCAACGTTCTCCAGTGCCTAGGCGTCTGCGTGGAGACATTGCCCTTTCTGCTGATTATGGAGTTCTGTCAACTG GGGGACCTGAAGCGTTACCTTCGGGCCCAGCGGCCCCCCGAGGGTCTGTCCCCTGAGCTGCCCCCTCGAGATCTGCGGACACTGCAGAGGATGGGCCTGGAGATCGCCCGCGGGCTCGCACATCTCCACTCTCACAACTATGTGCACAG CGACCTGGCCCTGCGCAATTGCCTGCTGACCTCCGACCTCACCGTGCGCATCGGAGACTACGGGCTGGCCCACAGCAACTACAAG GAGGACTATTACCTGACCCCCGAGCGCCTTTGGATCCCGTTGCGCTGGGCAGCGCCCGAGCTCCTTGGCGAGCTGCACGGGACCTTCATGGTGGTGGACCAGAGCCGCGAGAGCAACATCTG GTCCCTAGGGGTGACTCTATGGGAGCTGTTTGAGTTTGGGGCTCAGCCCTACCGCCACCTGTCAGACGAAGAGGTCCTGGCCTTCGTCGTCCGGCAGCAGCACGTCAAGCTGGCCCGGCCGAGGCTCAAGCTGCCCTATGCGGACTACTG gtaTGACATCCTGCAGTCCTGCTGGCGGCCCCCTGCCCAACGCCCCTCAGCCTCTGATCTCCAGCTGCAGCTCACCTACTTGCTCTCTGAGCGGCCCCCGAGGCCCCCGCcgccgccacccccaccccgagaTGGTCCCTTCCCCTGGCCCTGGCCCCCTCAGCACAGCGCCCCCCGCCCAGGGACCCTCTCCTCTCCGTTCCCCCTTTTagatggcttccctggggctGACCCCGACGATGTGCTCACGGTCACCGAGAGTAGCGGTGGCCTCAACCTTGAGTGCCTGTGGGAGAAGGCACGGCGGGGGGCCGGTCGGGGCGGGGGGGCACCCACCTGGCAGCCGGCATCCGCGCCCCCGGCCCCCCACGCCAACCCCTCCAACCCTTTCTATGAGGCGCTGTCCACGCCCAGCGTGCTGCCGGTCATCAGTGCCCGCAGCCCCTCCGTGAGCAGCGAATACTACATCCGTCTCGAGGAGCATGGCTCCCCGCCGGAGCCCCTCTTCCCCAATGACTGGGACCCCCTAGACCCAGGAGTTCCTGCCCCccaggccccccaggctccttccgAGGTCCCTCAGCTGGTATCCGAGACCTGGGCCTCCCCGCTCTTCCCGGCAGCCCGGCCCTTCCCGGCCCAGTCCTCTGCATCCGGCAGTTTCCTCCTGAGTGGCTGGGACCCCGAGGGCCGGGGCGCCGGGGAGACCCTGGCAGGAGACCCTGCCGAGGTGCTGGGGGAGCGGGGGGCCGCCCCGTGGGccgaagaggaagaggaggaggaggagggcagctcCCCGGGGGAAGACAGCAGCAGCCTTGGTGGGGGCCCCAGTCGCCGGGGTCCCCTACCTTGCCCCCTATGCAGCCGCGAGGGGGCCTGCTCCTGCCTGCCCCTGGAGCGGGGGGATGCTGTTGCGGGCTGGGGGGGCCACCCTGCTCTTGGCTGCCCCCATCCCCCAGAGGACGACTCGTCCTTGCGGGCCGAGCGGGGCTCCCTGGCCGACTTGCCCCTGAACCCCCCCGCCTCGGCCCCCCCCGAGTTTCTGGACCCCCTCATGGGGGCGGCGGCGCCCCAGTACCCCGGGCGGGGGCCACCTCCcgctcccccccccccgccgccaccTCCCCGGGCCCCCGCGGACCCAGCCGTGTCCCCCGACCCCTCCTCGGCCGTGGCCAGTCCCGGCTCAGGCCTGTCGTCTCCGGGCCCCAAGCCGGGGGACAGCGGCTACGAGACCGAGACCCCTTTTTCCCCCGAGGGAGCTTTCCCCGGCgggggggcagcagaggaggaaggggTCCCTCGGCCACGGGCTCCCCCCGAGCCCCCCGACCCGGGAGCGCCCCGGCCGCCCCCAGACCCGGGTCCCCTCCCGCTCCCGGGGGCCCGGGAGAAGCCGACCTTCGTAGTTCAAGTGAGCACCGAGCAGCTGCTGATGTCCCTGAGGGAGGACGTGACAAGGAACCTCCTGGGAGAGAAGGGGCCCCGGAAGACGGGGAGAGGCCCCGGGAATCGAGAGAGAGCCCTGGGCCCGAGTCCGGACCCCGCAGTCCCAGAAAGCGGGAAGCAAGCCCCAAGCCCGAACGAGGGCCTGAGCCTCCCGGTAAACGGGGTGACAGTGCTGGAGAACGGGGGACCGAGAGCCCTGGGCGCCGACGAGAAGGTGGCAGAGAATGGGGACCCCGGGTCCCCAGAGAGAGAAGAGCAAGTGCTGGCGAATGGGGAGCTGCCacccccaaggagagaggagacagtGCTGGAGAATGGGGGCCCAGGGCCCCCAGAGAGAGAAGAGCGAGTGCTGGTGAATGGAGGACTGACATCCCCAAAGATCGAGGAGGGGTCAGAGAATGGGGGCCTGAGACTCCCCAGGAACCCGGAGAGGCTGCCAGAGACTGGGCCTTGGAGagccccagggccctgggagAAGATGCCCGAGAGTGGGGCTCCAGCCCCCACGAACGGGGAGCCAGCCCCAGAGACCTCACTGGAGAGAGCCCCGGCACCCGGCGCGGTGGCCTTGGCCCTGAACGGCGGGGAGACAGCCCCTGGCCCCGCTGGCCCAGCCCCCAGGAGCGGGGCACTGGAACCCGGGACCGAGAGGAGAGCCCCCGAGACTGGGGGGGCACCGAGAGCCCCCGGGGCTGGGAGGCTGGACCTCGGGAGTGGGGGCCAAGCCCCAGTGGGCACGGGGATGGCCCCCGGCGGCGGCCCCGGAAGCGGCGTGGACGCAAAGGCCGGATGGGCCGACAGCACGAGGCCACAGCCGCCCCTGCCGCTGCTGGAAGCGCAGCCGAGGAGACCGGAGCCAGCGCCCCAGAGAGTCAGGCCGGAGGCAGCCTCCGAGGGAGAGCCCGGGGCCCCAGACAGCAGGGCCGGCGGAGACACGGCACCCAGCGGAGACGGGGACCCCCCCAAGCCCGAGAGGAAGGGCCCCGAGATGCCACGACTGTTCTTGGACTTGGGACCCCCTCAGGGGAACAGCGAGCAGATCAAAG CCAAGCTCTCGCGGCTCTCGCTGGCGCTGCCGCCGCTCACGCTCACGCCATTCCCGGGGCCGGGCCCGCGGCGGCCCCCGTGGGAGGGCGCGGACGCCGGGGCGGCTGGCGGGGAggccggcggggcgggggcgccggGGCCGTCGGAGGAGGACGGGGAGGacgaggacgaggaggaggacgaggaggcGGCGGCAGCGGGCGCGGCGGCGGGGCCGCGGGGCCCCGGGAGAGCACGGGCAGCCCCGGTGCCCGTCGTGGTGAGCAGCGCCGACGCGGACGCGGCCCGCCCGTTGCGGGGACTGCTCAAGTCTCCACGCGGGGCCGACGAACCCGAGGACAGCGAGCTGGAGAGGAAACGCAAGATGGTCTCCTTCCACGGGGACGTGACCGTCTACCTCTTCGACCAG GAGACGCCAACCAACGAGCTGAGTGTCCAGGGCCCCCCCGAGGGGGACACGGACCCATCCACGCCCCCAGCGCCCCCGACgcctccccaccccgccacccccgGAGATGGGTTTCCCAGCAACGACAGCGGCTTTg GAGGCAGTTTCGAGTGGGCGGAGgatttccccctcctccccccgccaGGCCCCCCCCTGTGCTTCTCCCGCTTCTCCGTCTCGCCTGCGCTGGAGACCCCGGGGCCCCCCGCCCGGGCCCCCGACGCCCGGCCCGCAG GCCCCGTGGAGAACTGA
- the LMTK3 gene encoding serine/threonine-protein kinase LMTK3 isoform X2 yields MPAPGALILLAAVSASGCLASPAHPDGFALGRAPLAPPYAVVLISCSGLLAFIFLLLTCLCCKRGDVGFKEFENPEGEDCSGEYTPPAEETSSSQSLPDVYILPLAEVSLPMPAPQPSHSDMTTPLGLSRQHLSYLQEIGSGWFGKVILGEIFSDYTPAQVVVKELRASAGPLEQRKFISEAQPYRSLQHPNVLQCLGVCVETLPFLLIMEFCQLGDLKRYLRAQRPPEGLSPELPPRDLRTLQRMGLEIARGLAHLHSHNYVHSDLALRNCLLTSDLTVRIGDYGLAHSNYKEDYYLTPERLWIPLRWAAPELLGELHGTFMVVDQSRESNIWSLGVTLWELFEFGAQPYRHLSDEEVLAFVVRQQHVKLARPRLKLPYADYWYDILQSCWRPPAQRPSASDLQLQLTYLLSERPPRPPPPPPPPRDGPFPWPWPPQHSAPRPGTLSSPFPLLDGFPGADPDDVLTVTESSGGLNLECLWEKARRGAGRGGGAPTWQPASAPPAPHANPSNPFYEALSTPSVLPVISARSPSVSSEYYIRLEEHGSPPEPLFPNDWDPLDPGVPAPQAPQAPSEVPQLVSETWASPLFPAARPFPAQSSASGSFLLSGWDPEGRGAGETLAGDPAEVLGERGAAPWAEEEEEEEEGSSPGEDSSSLGGGPSRRGPLPCPLCSREGACSCLPLERGDAVAGWGGHPALGCPHPPEDDSSLRAERGSLADLPLNPPASAPPEFLDPLMGAAAPQYPGRGPPPAPPPPPPPPRAPADPAVSPDPSSAVASPGSGLSSPGPKPGDSGYETETPFSPEGAFPGGGAAEEEGVPRPRAPPEPPDPGAPRPPPDPGPLPLPGAREKPTFVVQVSTEQLLMSLREDVTRNLLGEKGPRKTGRGPGNRERALGPSPDPAVPESGKQAPSPNEGLSLPVNGVTVLENGGPRALGADEKVAENGDPGSPEREEQVLANGELPPPRREETVLENGGPGPPEREERVLVNGGLTSPKIEEGSENGGLRLPRNPERLPETGPWRAPGPWEKMPESGAPAPTNGEPAPETSLERAPAPGAVALALNGGETAPGPAGPAPRSGALEPGTERRAPETGGAPRAPGAGRLDLGSGGQAPVGTGMAPGGGPGSGVDAKAGWADSTRPQPPLPLLEAQPRRPEPAPQRVRPEAASEGEPGAPDSRAGGDTAPSGDGDPPKPERKGPEMPRLFLDLGPPQGNSEQIKAKLSRLSLALPPLTLTPFPGPGPRRPPWEGADAGAAGGEAGGAGAPGPSEEDGEDEDEEEDEEAAAAGAAAGPRGPGRARAAPVPVVVSSADADAARPLRGLLKSPRGADEPEDSELERKRKMVSFHGDVTVYLFDQETPTNELSVQGPPEGDTDPSTPPAPPTPPHPATPGDGFPSNDSGFGGSFEWAEDFPLLPPPGPPLCFSRFSVSPALETPGPPARAPDARPAVGS; encoded by the exons ATGCCTGCCCCCGGCGCCCTCATCCTCCTCGCGGCCGTCTCCGCCTCCGGCTGCCTGGCGTCCCCGGCCCACCCCG ACGGATTCGCCCTGGGCCGGGCGCCTCTGGCTCCTCCCTATGCCGTGGTCCTCATCTCCTGCTCTGGCCTGCTGGccttcatcttcctcctcctcacctgTCTGTGCTGCAAACGGGGCGATGTCGGCTTCAAG GAGTTTGAGAACCCTGAAGGGGAGGATTGCTCCGGGGAGTACACCCCTCCCGCTGAGGAGACTTCCTCCTCACAGTCACTGCCTGACGTCTACATTCTCCCCCTGGCTGAGGTCTCGCTGCCAATGCCTGCCCCGCAGCCATCACACTCAG ACATGACCACCCCCCTGGGCCTTAGCCGCCAGCACCTCAGCTACCTACAGGAGATTGGGAGTGGCTGGTTTGGGAAG GTGATCCTGGGAGAGATTTTCTCCGACTACACCCCCGCCCAGGTGGTGGTGAAGGAACTCCGAGCCAGCGCAGGGCCCCTGGAGCAGCGCAAGTTCATCTCCGAAGCACAGCCATACAG GAGCCTGCAACACCCCAACGTTCTCCAGTGCCTAGGCGTCTGCGTGGAGACATTGCCCTTTCTGCTGATTATGGAGTTCTGTCAACTG GGGGACCTGAAGCGTTACCTTCGGGCCCAGCGGCCCCCCGAGGGTCTGTCCCCTGAGCTGCCCCCTCGAGATCTGCGGACACTGCAGAGGATGGGCCTGGAGATCGCCCGCGGGCTCGCACATCTCCACTCTCACAACTATGTGCACAG CGACCTGGCCCTGCGCAATTGCCTGCTGACCTCCGACCTCACCGTGCGCATCGGAGACTACGGGCTGGCCCACAGCAACTACAAG GAGGACTATTACCTGACCCCCGAGCGCCTTTGGATCCCGTTGCGCTGGGCAGCGCCCGAGCTCCTTGGCGAGCTGCACGGGACCTTCATGGTGGTGGACCAGAGCCGCGAGAGCAACATCTG GTCCCTAGGGGTGACTCTATGGGAGCTGTTTGAGTTTGGGGCTCAGCCCTACCGCCACCTGTCAGACGAAGAGGTCCTGGCCTTCGTCGTCCGGCAGCAGCACGTCAAGCTGGCCCGGCCGAGGCTCAAGCTGCCCTATGCGGACTACTG gtaTGACATCCTGCAGTCCTGCTGGCGGCCCCCTGCCCAACGCCCCTCAGCCTCTGATCTCCAGCTGCAGCTCACCTACTTGCTCTCTGAGCGGCCCCCGAGGCCCCCGCcgccgccacccccaccccgagaTGGTCCCTTCCCCTGGCCCTGGCCCCCTCAGCACAGCGCCCCCCGCCCAGGGACCCTCTCCTCTCCGTTCCCCCTTTTagatggcttccctggggctGACCCCGACGATGTGCTCACGGTCACCGAGAGTAGCGGTGGCCTCAACCTTGAGTGCCTGTGGGAGAAGGCACGGCGGGGGGCCGGTCGGGGCGGGGGGGCACCCACCTGGCAGCCGGCATCCGCGCCCCCGGCCCCCCACGCCAACCCCTCCAACCCTTTCTATGAGGCGCTGTCCACGCCCAGCGTGCTGCCGGTCATCAGTGCCCGCAGCCCCTCCGTGAGCAGCGAATACTACATCCGTCTCGAGGAGCATGGCTCCCCGCCGGAGCCCCTCTTCCCCAATGACTGGGACCCCCTAGACCCAGGAGTTCCTGCCCCccaggccccccaggctccttccgAGGTCCCTCAGCTGGTATCCGAGACCTGGGCCTCCCCGCTCTTCCCGGCAGCCCGGCCCTTCCCGGCCCAGTCCTCTGCATCCGGCAGTTTCCTCCTGAGTGGCTGGGACCCCGAGGGCCGGGGCGCCGGGGAGACCCTGGCAGGAGACCCTGCCGAGGTGCTGGGGGAGCGGGGGGCCGCCCCGTGGGccgaagaggaagaggaggaggaggagggcagctcCCCGGGGGAAGACAGCAGCAGCCTTGGTGGGGGCCCCAGTCGCCGGGGTCCCCTACCTTGCCCCCTATGCAGCCGCGAGGGGGCCTGCTCCTGCCTGCCCCTGGAGCGGGGGGATGCTGTTGCGGGCTGGGGGGGCCACCCTGCTCTTGGCTGCCCCCATCCCCCAGAGGACGACTCGTCCTTGCGGGCCGAGCGGGGCTCCCTGGCCGACTTGCCCCTGAACCCCCCCGCCTCGGCCCCCCCCGAGTTTCTGGACCCCCTCATGGGGGCGGCGGCGCCCCAGTACCCCGGGCGGGGGCCACCTCCcgctcccccccccccgccgccaccTCCCCGGGCCCCCGCGGACCCAGCCGTGTCCCCCGACCCCTCCTCGGCCGTGGCCAGTCCCGGCTCAGGCCTGTCGTCTCCGGGCCCCAAGCCGGGGGACAGCGGCTACGAGACCGAGACCCCTTTTTCCCCCGAGGGAGCTTTCCCCGGCgggggggcagcagaggaggaaggggTCCCTCGGCCACGGGCTCCCCCCGAGCCCCCCGACCCGGGAGCGCCCCGGCCGCCCCCAGACCCGGGTCCCCTCCCGCTCCCGGGGGCCCGGGAGAAGCCGACCTTCGTAGTTCAAGTGAGCACCGAGCAGCTGCTGATGTCCCTGAGGGAGGACGTGACAAGGAACCTCCTGGGAGAGAAGGGGCCCCGGAAGACGGGGAGAGGCCCCGGGAATCGAGAGAGAGCCCTGGGCCCGAGTCCGGACCCCGCAGTCCCAGAAAGCGGGAAGCAAGCCCCAAGCCCGAACGAGGGCCTGAGCCTCCCGGTAAACGGGGTGACAGTGCTGGAGAACGGGGGACCGAGAGCCCTGGGCGCCGACGAGAAGGTGGCAGAGAATGGGGACCCCGGGTCCCCAGAGAGAGAAGAGCAAGTGCTGGCGAATGGGGAGCTGCCacccccaaggagagaggagacagtGCTGGAGAATGGGGGCCCAGGGCCCCCAGAGAGAGAAGAGCGAGTGCTGGTGAATGGAGGACTGACATCCCCAAAGATCGAGGAGGGGTCAGAGAATGGGGGCCTGAGACTCCCCAGGAACCCGGAGAGGCTGCCAGAGACTGGGCCTTGGAGagccccagggccctgggagAAGATGCCCGAGAGTGGGGCTCCAGCCCCCACGAACGGGGAGCCAGCCCCAGAGACCTCACTGGAGAGAGCCCCGGCACCCGGCGCGGTGGCCTTGGCCCTGAACGGCGGGGAGACAGCCCCTGGCCCCGCTGGCCCAGCCCCCAGGAGCGGGGCACTGGAACCCGGGACCGAGAGGAGAGCCCCCGAGACTGGGGGGGCACCGAGAGCCCCCGGGGCTGGGAGGCTGGACCTCGGGAGTGGGGGCCAAGCCCCAGTGGGCACGGGGATGGCCCCCGGCGGCGGCCCCGGAAGCGGCGTGGACGCAAAGGCCGGATGGGCCGACAGCACGAGGCCACAGCCGCCCCTGCCGCTGCTGGAAGCGCAGCCGAGGAGACCGGAGCCAGCGCCCCAGAGAGTCAGGCCGGAGGCAGCCTCCGAGGGAGAGCCCGGGGCCCCAGACAGCAGGGCCGGCGGAGACACGGCACCCAGCGGAGACGGGGACCCCCCCAAGCCCGAGAGGAAGGGCCCCGAGATGCCACGACTGTTCTTGGACTTGGGACCCCCTCAGGGGAACAGCGAGCAGATCAAAG CCAAGCTCTCGCGGCTCTCGCTGGCGCTGCCGCCGCTCACGCTCACGCCATTCCCGGGGCCGGGCCCGCGGCGGCCCCCGTGGGAGGGCGCGGACGCCGGGGCGGCTGGCGGGGAggccggcggggcgggggcgccggGGCCGTCGGAGGAGGACGGGGAGGacgaggacgaggaggaggacgaggaggcGGCGGCAGCGGGCGCGGCGGCGGGGCCGCGGGGCCCCGGGAGAGCACGGGCAGCCCCGGTGCCCGTCGTGGTGAGCAGCGCCGACGCGGACGCGGCCCGCCCGTTGCGGGGACTGCTCAAGTCTCCACGCGGGGCCGACGAACCCGAGGACAGCGAGCTGGAGAGGAAACGCAAGATGGTCTCCTTCCACGGGGACGTGACCGTCTACCTCTTCGACCAG GAGACGCCAACCAACGAGCTGAGTGTCCAGGGCCCCCCCGAGGGGGACACGGACCCATCCACGCCCCCAGCGCCCCCGACgcctccccaccccgccacccccgGAGATGGGTTTCCCAGCAACGACAGCGGCTTTg GAGGCAGTTTCGAGTGGGCGGAGgatttccccctcctccccccgccaGGCCCCCCCCTGTGCTTCTCCCGCTTCTCCGTCTCGCCTGCGCTGGAGACCCCGGGGCCCCCCGCCCGGGCCCCCGACGCCCGGCCCGCAG TGGGATCTTAa